A segment of the Candidatus Bathyarchaeota archaeon genome:
TAGCCGAAGCAGCGTCTCCTTGTATACGGCGATGGCGTCAAGGTACTCTTGGATCTCGATGTGCTCATCGACGGTGTGGTCCAGATGCGAGTCGCCGGGTCCATAGGTTACGATGGGCAAGTTCATGGCTTTGCCGAGGATGTTCATGTCGCCTGTGCCAGTCTTATGCAGCAGCGTAGCTGGTTTTCCCAGGACTTTACGCACGGAGGAAGCCATAACGTGCACAAGCGGAGAGGATTTGTTGACTTCAAAGGGCTCCACGGTGTCGAGGATTTCATGTTTAACAACAATTTCTGGGTTAGCAGCCTGGTACTTGGCGATGATTTTGGAGAGTTGCTCGGCGACTTTGGCGGTGCTGAACTGGATGGGTATACGGATGTCAAGGTTCATTTCGGCTTCAAAGGGGATAACGGAGGTGGCTTCGCCGCCGACGAGGCGTACCAGACAGGCGGTTACGGCGTTGTAGGGGCTGACAGAGGGGTCAAGAGAAGGGTAAGAGGAGTGCGTTCGGATGCGCTCCCAGAGTTCATAGGCTTTCTCTAAGGCGTTATCGTAGACCCATGGGGTAGATGCATGTCCAGTTTCGGTTTTAACGGTGACTTTAAGCTGGATTTGTCCCTTGTAGCCCACGGTGATGTTTTCGACGCCGCTTGGCTCGCCGAAGATGGCGTAGTCCGCTTTGATGCCCTGCGTAATGAGGTGACGAACGCCTTTGCTGGTGGCTTCCTCCTCCACGACGCTGGCGACAAGGATTTTGCCTTTGAAATGAGGCTCTTTGCTTGCCTGCAACGCAGCAATAACCATAGCTGCCAGGGGCCCTTTAGCGTCCACTGCGCCTCGAGCGTAAATTTTGCCCTCTTCAACACGCAGCGGCAAGATGCCTGCAACAGTGTCCATGTGTCCACAGAGCAAGATGACGGGTTCGCCTTCGCCGACAACGCCTATGACGTTGCCTATGGCGTCGACGCCTACTTGAAAACCTAACTTCTTCATGCGTTGAGCTATAA
Coding sequences within it:
- a CDS encoding M20/M25/M40 family metallo-hydrolase — translated: MSEQTAVQFLTNLLGIYSPSGHEQDIADFIAQRMKKLGFQVGVDAIGNVIGVVGEGEPVILLCGHMDTVAGILPLRVEEGKIYARGAVDAKGPLAAMVIAALQASKEPHFKGKILVASVVEEEATSKGVRHLITQGIKADYAIFGEPSGVENITVGYKGQIQLKVTVKTETGHASTPWVYDNALEKAYELWERIRTHSSYPSLDPSVSPYNAVTACLVRLVGGEATSVIPFEAEMNLDIRIPIQFSTAKVAEQLSKIIAKYQAANPEIVVKHEILDTVEPFEVNKSSPLVHVMASSVRKVLGKPATLLHKTGTGDMNILGKAMNLPIVTYGPGDSHLDHTVDEHIEIQEYLDAIAVYKETLLRLSELHNSKNGVN